The Mesorhizobium sp. M3A.F.Ca.ET.080.04.2.1 genome contains the following window.
ATGGAAACCAACAAGGTTGCCGTATCGTATGAGCGGCTCATTATGATAGAGCATCGGCACCACTGGCCGGCCCGACAGTTTTATCTGCACCAGCCCGCGTTTCGTGATCCCTTCAGCTTTCTGCTTGATCAGAGCATCTCGGCCTAGAAAGCCACCGGACGTATCGAGCGAGACCGCGAACCCCACACCACCTTGTAGGGCGTATCCTCCTCGCCAATATCATGACCCGAGTCGCGATATCTCTTTTCCATGCGCAGGGAATTCAGAGCGAAGAAGTCGCCGTGTCGGAGGCCCCGATCTCGTCTAGCCTCTAGGATCTGTAAGGAGGCATGTTAACGTACACACCACGGAGATGTGATCGACGTCAACGATTACATATCGCTAAACGAACACCAACCTTTTGGATCCTTCCAGAGGATCGTCCGGTTAGGCTGTGAAAGAATCCTGCGGGGTGACGCCGCCAACTGGCGGAGACCCGCCACGCAGGCACCTCCTACAGGGAAACGGCTAGGCAGGCGTATTTCAATTCCAGGAATTCCGCCATGCCATGATGCGAGCCCTCGCGGGAGTTGCCGCTTTCCTTGATTCCACCGAAAGGAGCCAGTTCGGTCGAGATCAAGCCGGTGTTGACGCCGACCATGCCATATTCCAGTCGCTCCATCACCCGGAAGATTCGAGACGCGTCGCGTGAATAGAAATAGGCGGCAAGACCGGTTTCGGCAGCGTTGGCAGCTTCAATCACTTCATCTTCGTGCTCGAAGCTGAACACCGCTGCCACTGGCCCGAAGGTCTCTTCTCGAGCCACTGCCATCACATCGGTCATACCGGTCAGCACCGTCGGCTCAAAGAATGTCCGGCCGCGCGCATGTCGCTTGCCGCCAAGCTTCACTACTGCACCTTGGGCCACAGCATCGGCAATGTGGCACTCAACCTTCAGCACAGCCTCCTCGGTGATGAGAGGCCCTTGAGTGACGCCCTTGTCAAAGCCATCGCCGACGATGAGTTCTTTGACCCCGTCGACAAGGCGTTCCACGAACGCATCGTGTATGCCCGATTGTACATAGATCCGATTTGTGCAGACACAGGTCTGACCCATGTTGCGGAATTTCGACTGGATTGCGCCGGTGACCGCCGCATCGAGGTCGGCGTCGTCGAAGACGATGAAGGGAGCGTTCCCGCCAAGCTCCAAGGCAACTTTCTTCAACGTCCCTGTCGACTGACGAGCCAACAGCTTGCCGATCTCGGTCGAGCCGGTGAAACCGACCACGCGCACTTTGGGATGCGAGGTAAGGACGCCACCTATGGCGACGGCGTCACCAGTGATGACATTGAAGACGCCGGCCGGAAACCCGGCCCAGCTGGCAAGCTCGGCAAGCGCAAGGGCTGTCAGTGGCGTTTCGGGCGCTGGCTTCACAACCACCGGACAGCCAGCGGCCAGAGCTGGCGCGACCTTTCGGGTGATCATGGCCGCCGGGAAGTTCCACGGGGTTATTGCGGCGACCACACCGATCGGCTGGCGCAACACGAACAGCCTGGCATCGACACGATGAGACGACAATATCTCGCCTGCGACGCGTTTAGCTTCTTCGGCGTAGAATTCGACATAAGATGCCGCATAATCGATCTCACCCAGAGCTTCGTCCAAGGGCTTGCCCTGCTCACCGGTAAGGATGACGGCAAGATCGGCGCGATTGGCAATGATGAGGTCATACCAGCGGTTCAGGATTTTGCCGCGCTCCTTGGCCGTGACCCCGGCCCAAGGGCGAAACGCGGCTGCCGCTGCCTCAACGGCAGCGGTTGCTTCCTCCGCGCCGAAATTCGGCACCAGGCCAATCATCTCCCCCGTTGCCGGGTTGAAGACTGGAAGTTCTCCGGTACCGACAAACCGTCCGTTCAAAAATGCCTGGGACTTCAGCAGGTCCTTATTCAATCGGTCCAACATAGGCGCCCTACACGTTGGCCACAGCCAGCGCTCGCTCCAGCCTGGCAAGCCCCTCTTCCAGTACGGCGTCGGGCACGTTGAGCGGCACCAGGATGCGGATCGTGTTGCCGTGCACGCCGCAGGAAAGCAAAACCAGCCCATCAGCAATCGCTGCCTGGACCACTCGCTTGGTGGCATCCGCGTTCGGCTCGCTGCCGCCTCGCGACTTGACGATATCGAAGGCCACCATCGCGCCCGGCCCGCGCAGACCGGCGATCGCCACGGTGTCATTGCGCTGGGCGGCGCGGCTTACAGCCGCCTTGATCTTTGCCCCTACCACATTGGCGCGCTCGACCAGCTTCTCCTCAAAGATCACGTCGAGGACGGCGAGCGCTGCCGCGCAGGCAACGGGGCTACCAGCATAGGTGCCCCCCAACCCACCGGCCTCGGCTGCGTCCATGATAGCAGCCTTGCCCACCACGGCCGACAGCGGAAAGCCTCCGGCCAGCGACTTCGCCACGGTGATCAGGTCCGGTTCGATGGTGGTGTTTTCGATGCCGAACATCTTGCCCGTGCGCGCAAAGCCTGTCTGAATCTCATCGGCTATCAGCACGATGCCGTGCTGATCGCAAATCCTGCGCAGCTCTTCGAGAAGCTCGTTCGGGGCAGGATGGAAACCGCCTTCGCCCTGTACCGGCTCGATGATAATGGCGGCAACCTCACTGGGTTCGATATCGGCGCGGAAGAGAAACTCCAAAGCACGCAACGTCTCTGCAACAGACACGCCGTGCTCTGGTGCCGGAAAGGGCACATGGTAAACGCCTGCGACACCGGGCCCGAACTTTTTGCGATAGGGCGCCACCTTGCCGGTCAGCGACATCGCAAGCATCGTGCGGCCGTGGAATGCTCCCGTGAAGGCAATGACACCTGAACGGCTGGTATGCGCCTTGGCGGTCTTGATGGCGTTCTCGACCGCCTCTGCCCCGGTGGAGAACAGGATGGTCTTGGCATCGCCATGGAAAGGCGCAAGCTCATTGAGCCGCTCAGCAAGTTCGATATAGGGTTCGTAGGGCAGCACCTGAAAAGCGGTATGGGTATATTTGTCGAGTTGCTCGTGAACCGCGGCAAGAACTTTGGGGTGCCGGTGGCCGGTATTCAGGACAGCGATGCCCCCGGCGAAATCGATATAGCGCCTGCCTTCAACGTCCCAAACCTCTGAGCCCTCGGCGCGATCGGCAAAAATTGGAAATGCGTTCCCAACACCGCGTGGCACGGCTGACAACCGCCTTTGCTGCAGCGAAGTGTTGCTCGTCATCTGGCGCTCCTGGGAATGAAAATCTCGGCGAAGATTACGACGCCGCGCAGGTTGCCAGGTATCTGATTATCTTGCCCAGAGCGGTGCTATTTTGTACCCATGTAGTGGCCAAGATTGCCGGCCGAACGTCAATCGAATTAAGGCTTGGATCTGATTGCCATGCGCCCCATCCATCGACCAGCAACGCGCCTTCCGCCGCTTGCAATGGTAAGGGCTTTCGAGGCGGCGGCGCGCACCGGCAGCATGCGCAAGGCCGGGCAGGACATCGGATTGAGCCACACCGTGATCAGCCGGCACGTCAAGAACCTTGAGGCATGGCTCGGGACGAAACTCGTTCTGGCTGGTCCACGAGGGATTTCGCTTACTCACGACGGGCAACAATTCGAAAGCGCCGTATCGCAGGCTTTCAATCTGATCTGTGGTGCAGCGGATAATCTGCGCGCCGCCACTCGGAAAGGCACATTGCGTATTTGGTGCATGCCGGGCCTTGCCACCAGATGGCTTACGCCGCGGCTCTCCCAGATAGAGAGCTTGATGCCGCAGGTCGAAATCGTGCTGCGCGCCTCGGACAAGGCGCCGAACCTTGAACAATCGGAGGCGGATGTCATGATCGGTTTTGGCGATCTCGACGAGCTTCCCTCAGATGCTGTCGCGATTGCCCATCCCAGGATGTTCCCGGTAGCCAGCCCTATCTGGGTGGCAGACAATCCGGGCGTGCGCTCGCCGGGAGATCTTTCGCGCGTACCCTTGATCCATGAGGAAGACCGGCAGCAATGGCTGGCATGGTTCAAGGCAATCGGGCACGATCCCGGCCATCTCCTTGCAGGGCCCAGGCTCTGGAACGCCAATCTTGGACTTGACGCTGCCCTCGCCGGTCAGGGCGTTGCCTTGGCGACGCCATTGAACGCCGGCGCTGACATTGCTGCCGGGCGCCTGGTGGAACTTTTCGCAACCGATGTCAGGCTCGGCGGCTATTACCTTCGAGCGTTGCCTAAGCGCTGGCGCGAGCGAAACTTATCTGCCTTCCGGACTTGGATCGAGACCAACCTGAAGGCGAGCTTGCCCAAGGTCTGAGTGCGCCTTGCAGGCTGCGTTGCTGGTCAGGTCGTGGTGCTGCGCCCCATCATCGTCGCCCGAAGTCTGCTCGGCAGCGTGCGGAAATGGTCCTTGAAGCTCTTGGTGAAATGCGACGAGGAGAGGTATCCACAGGCCACGGCGATATCGAGGATCGGCATATTGGTTGTTTCGAGAAGCTGCTTTGCTTTCTCAAGCCGGATCGACATGTAGTATCTACGTGGCGTGGTGTTCAGGTGCTTTTCGAAGAGGCGCTCGACTTGGCGGCGCGACAGCGATGCCCTGCGGGCGATTTCGTCGAGCGGGAGCGGATCTTCGGTGTTTTTCTCCATCAGATTGACCACCTGGAGCAGCTTGACCGCTGCTCCCGTGAACCTCAGGCCTAAAGGTATCGACTGGCAACTTTCTCCACTTCGCCATCTGTCGGCGATCAAGCGCTCGCAGATCCGGTGTGCGAGATCGCTTCCGAAGCGATTCTCCACGATCTCTGCTGCAAGATCGAACGCAGCGAACTCGCCCGCGCATGTTGTGATGTTTCCATCACGTACAAACAAGGCATCCTCCGCGGTCTCGTCCTGAAACGTCTCCGACAGCGCAGCCAGCTTTGTCCAGTGGATGGTGCGTCGGACCCCGTCGCGAAGAATCCCCGCTTCCGCCAACAGCCAAGCCGCCGTGCCTATGGCATAGATTGCCACGTTGCTGCGGGCTTGCCTGCGCAAGAATGCGATCAGTCGCCGCGAAGATTGACCTTCGATGTGATCGCCGCCAAAAAGCACAAGGGCGGATTTCTGCTCATCTTCGCAGCTGTCAAGGTTCGCGCCTACTTCGACGGCTATCCCGCTCGAGCTCGCAACGGGACTGCCTCCGAGGCCAAAGGTTTGCCATTCGAAAAGCCTGTCGTGCGTCACCGCATTGGCGCAGCGCAGGGGGTCGACGAAAGAAGACAGACTAAGATGCGAGAAGCCGGGCAGTAGAAGCAGGCGCAACCTTATCGTGTCTTTGCAGGTTGCGCCGACCTCACCTGTTCCGCGAGAGCGAAAGCGCGCGGCGACTGGAGCATGAGGGGCTTGGTCCGCGCGCACCTCGCAATCGTCAAGAACGTTCATCGCCGGAAGACCATGTTATGCCAGACCGCAACGCGTAAGTCTGCTGATGGTGATTGAGTATGCTTTTCGAGCAACGCTTCTTCAGCCATGCACCTGCGGAGAATAACGCTCGAAGCGGGTTGCCTACAGGCGAAGGCGCGTGTTGTCGGGATCATAAAAAGGCCGCGCGTGGCAGATCGCTCTGTGGCGAATGCCCGCGAGCTCGACTTCGAAGCGCCCCTCGGAAAGCCACGGCTTCCAGTCGGGACCAGGCAAGTCCACATAACCTTGAGCCACCGAGCTGCCGAGTGAATACCCGTAGGCGGCGGAGGTTGTCCTTCCCACGATCTTGCCATCGCGCAAGATTGGCTCGTCATGCAAAAGAATGGGTCCGGCATCTTCCAGGCGCAGGAACACCACGCGCCGCTTGACCCCTTTAGCCTTCTGCCTTTCCAGCGCGGCGCGACCGATGAAGTCGCTGTCTTTCTTGAAAGACACCGCGAAACCAAGACCTGCTTCCAATGGCGTGTCGCCGGGCGTCACGTCATGGCCGAAATGGCGGTAGCCTTTCTCACTGCGCAGCGAATCCAGCGCATGATAGCCAGCCAGGCGAAGACCCACATGCTCCCCCTCCTTGACCAGTAAGTCGAAGACTGGCCCAGCAAACTCCGTTGGCAGGTAGATCTCCCACCCGAGCTCGCCGACGTAAGTCACCCGCAGGGCGTATGCCTTCGCATAGCCGATTTCGATTTCCTGCGCGGTGCCGAACGGGAACGCGTCATTGGAGAAGTCAGCGCTTGACACTGCCTCAAGAAGCTGGCGCGAGCGCGGGCCCATGACTGACAGGACTGCAAAGCCTGATGTCACATCGGTAACTGTAACACGAGCTTCTTCCCGCAGATTGCGCTTCACCCAGTTCATATCCTGGGCCTGGCTCGCGGCAGCCGTCACCATCATGTACCGATCTTTGGAAAGCCGGGTGAATGTGACGTCTGCAACGATGCCGCCGCGCGAATTCAGCATTTGCGTATAGACGATCTTGTTGGTGGCGACCGCCATGTCGTTGGCGCAGATCCGCTGAAGCTCGCCTTCCGCATCTGGTCCTTCTATGAAGGTCTTGCCGAATGAAGACAGATCAAACAGTGCCACCGCTTCGCGCGCCGCGCGGTGTTCTTCGCCGACGACTTCAAACCAATTCTGCCTTCCATAGGAATAAACGTATTCGGCAGGGCTGCCCTCAGGGGCAAACCAGTTGGCCCTCTCCCAGCCTGCCGCTGTCCCAAACACCGCGTTCCGAGCCTTGAGCCGCGCAAACAGCGGCGTCTCACGAACCGGCCGCGCCGTCTCGAACTGACGGTGTGGCCAGTGCATGGCATACAAGAGCCCAAGGCTTTCGGAAATGCGCTCGTGCAGATACTTGCGGTTGCCCTGGAAGGCGTGAAAGCGCGCGATGTCTACCTCGGACAGGTCGATTGTAGGCTCGCCGGCGACGATCCATTCCGAGAGCGCTTTGCCGACGCCGGCTGCGCTGAGAATACCTTGCGAGTTGAAGCCTGCGGCGACATAAAAGCCCCTGACTTCCGGCGCTTCACCGAGGATGAACTTGTTGTCGGGAGTGAAGCTCTCGGGTCCGTTCATGAAGTGACGGATGCCGACGGATTGCAGGAGTGGAACCACTTCCACTGCCTTCGACATGGGCAGTTCGAACTGCGCCCAATCCTCGGGCAGCTCACCGAACTCGAATCTGTCGGGCAGGCTCGCCATCGGCAGCGATTTCGCGAGCGGCTCGAAGGCGCCGACCAAGAGCTTTCCGGCGTCCTCCTTAATGTAGAGATAGCCATCGGTATCGCGCAAAACGGGCAGATCCCTTGGTATCGCCGCATCAGCTTGCGTGGTCACGTACATATGCTCGGCCGCGTAGAGCGGCACGTTGACCCCCGCCAGCCTGCCAAGATCACGCGACCAGGCACCTGCGCACAGGACAGCCACCTGGCATCTGACCGTGCCCTGGTCTGTAACGACGCCCTTGATCCTATCCTTTTCGATCTCGAAGCCGGCAACGGAGACGTTTTCGAAGATCTGGGCTCCGCCGTTGCGGGCGCCCTTCGCCAGCGCCTGCGTTGAATCGACGGGATTGGTTTGACCGTCACCTGGAATGAAGGCGCCTCCGACGATGTGACTCTCGTCAAGCAGTGGGTAGCGTTGCTTGACCTCTCGCGGCGACAACATATGCGCTTCCACGCCGAAGCTCTTCCCAAGCGACACGAGGCGGGAGATCTCAATCAAGCGGTCTGCCGTTCGGGCGATCGGCAGACTGCCTGTGCGGCGAAAGCCGGTGTCCTGACCTGTCTCGCTTTTCAACTCGTCGAACAGGCGTGTTCCGTAGCGGCAGAGTTCGGTCATGGTGTGGGTGGTGCGCAGTTGCATGACCAATCCAGCAGCATGCCACGTCGTGCCGCAGGTCAGTTGGCCTCGCTCGAGCAGCACCACATCACGCCATCCGAGCTTGGTCAGGTGATATGCGATGCTGACCCCAATGATACCGCCACCGACGATGACGACCTGAGCCTGATCGGGAAGAGTCATTTGTGCCACCTCGCAACGGCGTCATCAACGGCGCCTAGGGTCCGGGATCGACCAACCGAAACTATCGCATCCCGCACAAACTCGTCAATAGAGTTATAGACTTTTTAAATCGACGCAACGCTTTGGGTGCGACGCGACGGCACCCCGGCGCTCGCAACCCGGCGAGCCGGCGAACCTGCCCGCGCATTCACCGTGACGTTTTAAGGTTCAACGCAAGGACTGCCGAAACAGCGCAGGCGGCCATACCCAACAGGATGGCTATCCGATAGCCGCCGAAAGCGTCGTAGAGAACCCCTGACCCCCAAGGCGCGACCAGCCCGGCAATTCCATAGGAAACTATCAGCCTGCCGTAGATTTCTCCAATTTTTTCAGCACCATATAGCTCACCAACCAGTGTCGGCATCAGCGACGCGGAAGAGCCGAATGCGGCACCAACGCAGGCGGCGCCCAGCATCCCAAACGATGGCGTTCCCACATAAAGGAATGCGAGCCCGGCAGCCGTCACGGCATTCGCGAGAAGGAGCGCATTTCGGCCGCCCAGCCGTCGCACCGCCTGGCCTCCGAACAGCGAACCGGCGAGGTAGCCAGATGTCAGAATCGAGAGGCCGTAGCCGACAATGCCCTCCGTGCCGAGAG
Protein-coding sequences here:
- a CDS encoding NAD-dependent succinate-semialdehyde dehydrogenase; the protein is MLDRLNKDLLKSQAFLNGRFVGTGELPVFNPATGEMIGLVPNFGAEEATAAVEAAAAAFRPWAGVTAKERGKILNRWYDLIIANRADLAVILTGEQGKPLDEALGEIDYAASYVEFYAEEAKRVAGEILSSHRVDARLFVLRQPIGVVAAITPWNFPAAMITRKVAPALAAGCPVVVKPAPETPLTALALAELASWAGFPAGVFNVITGDAVAIGGVLTSHPKVRVVGFTGSTEIGKLLARQSTGTLKKVALELGGNAPFIVFDDADLDAAVTGAIQSKFRNMGQTCVCTNRIYVQSGIHDAFVERLVDGVKELIVGDGFDKGVTQGPLITEEAVLKVECHIADAVAQGAVVKLGGKRHARGRTFFEPTVLTGMTDVMAVAREETFGPVAAVFSFEHEDEVIEAANAAETGLAAYFYSRDASRIFRVMERLEYGMVGVNTGLISTELAPFGGIKESGNSREGSHHGMAEFLELKYACLAVSL
- the gabT gene encoding 4-aminobutyrate--2-oxoglutarate transaminase, translated to MTSNTSLQQRRLSAVPRGVGNAFPIFADRAEGSEVWDVEGRRYIDFAGGIAVLNTGHRHPKVLAAVHEQLDKYTHTAFQVLPYEPYIELAERLNELAPFHGDAKTILFSTGAEAVENAIKTAKAHTSRSGVIAFTGAFHGRTMLAMSLTGKVAPYRKKFGPGVAGVYHVPFPAPEHGVSVAETLRALEFLFRADIEPSEVAAIIIEPVQGEGGFHPAPNELLEELRRICDQHGIVLIADEIQTGFARTGKMFGIENTTIEPDLITVAKSLAGGFPLSAVVGKAAIMDAAEAGGLGGTYAGSPVACAAALAVLDVIFEEKLVERANVVGAKIKAAVSRAAQRNDTVAIAGLRGPGAMVAFDIVKSRGGSEPNADATKRVVQAAIADGLVLLSCGVHGNTIRILVPLNVPDAVLEEGLARLERALAVANV
- a CDS encoding LysR substrate-binding domain-containing protein — translated: MDLIAMRPIHRPATRLPPLAMVRAFEAAARTGSMRKAGQDIGLSHTVISRHVKNLEAWLGTKLVLAGPRGISLTHDGQQFESAVSQAFNLICGAADNLRAATRKGTLRIWCMPGLATRWLTPRLSQIESLMPQVEIVLRASDKAPNLEQSEADVMIGFGDLDELPSDAVAIAHPRMFPVASPIWVADNPGVRSPGDLSRVPLIHEEDRQQWLAWFKAIGHDPGHLLAGPRLWNANLGLDAALAGQGVALATPLNAGADIAAGRLVELFATDVRLGGYYLRALPKRWRERNLSAFRTWIETNLKASLPKV
- a CDS encoding GlxA family transcriptional regulator, with translation MNVLDDCEVRADQAPHAPVAARFRSRGTGEVGATCKDTIRLRLLLLPGFSHLSLSSFVDPLRCANAVTHDRLFEWQTFGLGGSPVASSSGIAVEVGANLDSCEDEQKSALVLFGGDHIEGQSSRRLIAFLRRQARSNVAIYAIGTAAWLLAEAGILRDGVRRTIHWTKLAALSETFQDETAEDALFVRDGNITTCAGEFAAFDLAAEIVENRFGSDLAHRICERLIADRWRSGESCQSIPLGLRFTGAAVKLLQVVNLMEKNTEDPLPLDEIARRASLSRRQVERLFEKHLNTTPRRYYMSIRLEKAKQLLETTNMPILDIAVACGYLSSSHFTKSFKDHFRTLPSRLRATMMGRSTTT
- a CDS encoding FAD-dependent oxidoreductase, yielding MTLPDQAQVVIVGGGIIGVSIAYHLTKLGWRDVVLLERGQLTCGTTWHAAGLVMQLRTTHTMTELCRYGTRLFDELKSETGQDTGFRRTGSLPIARTADRLIEISRLVSLGKSFGVEAHMLSPREVKQRYPLLDESHIVGGAFIPGDGQTNPVDSTQALAKGARNGGAQIFENVSVAGFEIEKDRIKGVVTDQGTVRCQVAVLCAGAWSRDLGRLAGVNVPLYAAEHMYVTTQADAAIPRDLPVLRDTDGYLYIKEDAGKLLVGAFEPLAKSLPMASLPDRFEFGELPEDWAQFELPMSKAVEVVPLLQSVGIRHFMNGPESFTPDNKFILGEAPEVRGFYVAAGFNSQGILSAAGVGKALSEWIVAGEPTIDLSEVDIARFHAFQGNRKYLHERISESLGLLYAMHWPHRQFETARPVRETPLFARLKARNAVFGTAAGWERANWFAPEGSPAEYVYSYGRQNWFEVVGEEHRAAREAVALFDLSSFGKTFIEGPDAEGELQRICANDMAVATNKIVYTQMLNSRGGIVADVTFTRLSKDRYMMVTAAASQAQDMNWVKRNLREEARVTVTDVTSGFAVLSVMGPRSRQLLEAVSSADFSNDAFPFGTAQEIEIGYAKAYALRVTYVGELGWEIYLPTEFAGPVFDLLVKEGEHVGLRLAGYHALDSLRSEKGYRHFGHDVTPGDTPLEAGLGFAVSFKKDSDFIGRAALERQKAKGVKRRVVFLRLEDAGPILLHDEPILRDGKIVGRTTSAAYGYSLGSSVAQGYVDLPGPDWKPWLSEGRFEVELAGIRHRAICHARPFYDPDNTRLRL